Proteins from one Amycolatopsis benzoatilytica AK 16/65 genomic window:
- a CDS encoding TetR/AcrR family transcriptional regulator — protein MSFPPRYRTARAKSRGEASGEASREKAVKVALELFAASGFKGTSIAKVAEKTGLSQSGLLHHFPSKAALLSAVLEERDAEDGQFLSSAGEPPLGWAAFDSLAALVARNSTRPHLVGLFVRLSAEAIEPSHPAHEWLKDHYAGIEAWLTDAIRTGQERGEIRADAPVRTIVHTTVAVLDGLQQQWLLNPDRVSMVGEFAAHVETLRQRWS, from the coding sequence ATGTCGTTCCCGCCCCGCTACCGCACCGCCAGGGCGAAGTCCCGCGGCGAAGCCTCCGGCGAGGCTTCGCGCGAGAAGGCGGTGAAGGTCGCGCTGGAACTGTTCGCCGCTAGCGGGTTCAAGGGGACTTCGATCGCGAAGGTGGCGGAGAAGACCGGCCTGTCGCAGTCCGGTCTCCTCCACCACTTCCCGAGCAAAGCCGCGCTGCTGTCCGCGGTGCTGGAGGAACGCGACGCCGAAGACGGCCAGTTCCTCAGCAGCGCCGGCGAACCCCCGCTCGGCTGGGCGGCGTTCGACTCGCTCGCCGCGCTGGTGGCCCGCAATTCGACCCGGCCGCACCTGGTCGGGCTGTTCGTCCGGCTGTCCGCTGAAGCGATCGAACCCAGCCATCCCGCGCACGAGTGGCTCAAGGACCACTACGCGGGCATCGAAGCGTGGCTGACCGACGCGATCCGGACCGGACAGGAACGCGGCGAGATCCGGGCGGACGCACCAGTGCGGACCATCGTGCACACGACTGTCGCGGTTCTGGACGGGTTGCAGCAGCAATGGCTGCTGAACCCGGATCGGGTTTCGATGGTCGGAGAGTTCGCGGCGCATGTGGAGACGTTGCGGCAGCGGTGGAGCTGA
- a CDS encoding DUF3291 domain-containing protein, translating into MTGPRLAQLNVGALNFPLDDPRMDGFTSMLDALNEVADNAPGFVWRLVEDGANDATSLRTTLGPDVLVNMSVWESRDALWDYVYRSGHLDLLRRRSEWFRLPKAPFQVLWWVPAGHLPSVEEAVERLELLRAEGPSPRAFGFRDNYEPAVC; encoded by the coding sequence ATGACCGGACCCCGCCTCGCCCAGCTGAACGTGGGCGCGTTGAACTTCCCGCTCGACGACCCTCGGATGGACGGCTTCACCTCCATGCTCGACGCGCTGAACGAGGTCGCGGACAACGCGCCGGGGTTCGTGTGGCGGCTGGTCGAGGACGGCGCGAACGACGCCACCTCGCTCCGGACGACGCTCGGCCCGGACGTTCTGGTGAACATGTCGGTCTGGGAGAGCCGAGACGCGCTGTGGGACTACGTGTACCGCAGCGGGCACCTGGACCTGCTGCGCCGTCGTTCGGAGTGGTTCCGGTTGCCGAAGGCGCCGTTCCAGGTGCTGTGGTGGGTTCCGGCCGGGCATCTGCCGTCGGTGGAGGAGGCGGTCGAACGGCTGGAACTGCTGCGGGCGGAGGGGCCTTCGCCTCGGGCGTTCGGGTTCCGGGACAACTACGAGCCCGCCGTCTGCTGA
- a CDS encoding helix-turn-helix transcriptional regulator codes for MEDIEAIAVLQDPVRRRLYEYVVAQRGEVSRSDAAEAVGVQRTLAAFHLDKLVDAGLLETESRRLGGQSGPGAGRPAKLYRRSGAELQFSVPERDYRTAADLLAEVAEVARLDTALQAAARREGRAAAQPVGDLSAAAAVLAGRGYEPRPDGDVLRLANCPFQVLSQRHPGLVCGMNLALLEGLLDGAPGLRARMDPRPGLCCVAVEHSKNNDH; via the coding sequence GTGGAAGACATCGAGGCGATCGCCGTCCTGCAGGATCCGGTCCGCCGGCGGCTGTACGAATACGTCGTCGCCCAGCGCGGCGAGGTGAGCCGGAGCGACGCGGCCGAAGCGGTCGGCGTCCAGCGCACGCTCGCCGCGTTCCACCTGGACAAACTCGTCGATGCCGGCCTGCTGGAGACCGAGAGCCGGCGGCTCGGCGGGCAGTCCGGCCCCGGTGCCGGGCGGCCCGCCAAGCTGTACCGGCGGTCCGGCGCCGAGCTGCAGTTCTCGGTCCCGGAGCGGGATTACCGTACTGCCGCCGACCTGCTGGCCGAGGTCGCCGAGGTGGCCCGGCTCGACACCGCGCTGCAAGCCGCCGCCCGGCGGGAAGGCCGGGCGGCCGCCCAGCCGGTCGGGGATCTCTCCGCCGCCGCGGCGGTACTGGCGGGCCGCGGCTACGAACCGCGCCCGGACGGCGACGTGCTGCGGCTGGCCAACTGCCCGTTCCAGGTCCTCTCGCAACGGCATCCGGGGCTGGTCTGCGGCATGAACCTGGCGCTGCTGGAAGGACTTCTCGACGGCGCGCCCGGCCTGCGAGCGCGGATGGACCCGCGGCCGGGACTGTGCTGCGTCGCGGTCGAACATTCTAAAAACAACGATCATTGA
- a CDS encoding phosphotransferase family protein gives MDDLLEIAAALLPGARLDRAVRAPDGNIHDVLLIPGVAAVRVSKRPLAAATMPRRVETLRRLASGGLPFRVPEPLTPVTMFGDRAAVAVSWIDGAGLPAGTGSVAQIAEALEAVRSVPLDDDLLTVLDGRPEGRHWSEIIETDIVSRLPSRWRDEVRRRLDAALALEPVPDALVHGDLSGSNIHWSPDGKLLGILDWDLAMPGDPALDAALMSWHGWETVRRAVPAETYRRARTWDALLGVEHLVACMNGRPMTSPDGFVRAVVPWLESTS, from the coding sequence GTGGACGACCTTCTGGAGATCGCCGCCGCGCTGCTGCCCGGCGCCCGGCTGGACCGGGCAGTCCGCGCGCCCGACGGCAACATCCACGACGTGCTCCTGATTCCGGGCGTCGCGGCGGTCCGGGTCAGCAAACGCCCGCTGGCCGCCGCGACGATGCCCCGGCGGGTGGAAACGCTGCGCCGGCTGGCATCCGGCGGCCTGCCGTTTCGGGTTCCGGAGCCGTTGACGCCGGTGACGATGTTCGGCGACCGGGCCGCGGTCGCCGTTTCGTGGATCGACGGAGCCGGGCTGCCCGCGGGCACCGGGTCGGTCGCACAGATCGCCGAGGCGCTGGAGGCCGTCCGGTCGGTGCCGCTCGACGACGACCTGCTGACTGTGCTGGACGGCCGCCCCGAAGGTCGGCACTGGTCGGAGATCATCGAGACGGACATCGTCTCGCGCCTGCCGTCCCGGTGGCGGGACGAGGTTCGGCGCCGGCTCGACGCCGCGCTGGCGCTCGAACCCGTCCCGGACGCGTTGGTGCACGGCGACTTGTCCGGGTCCAACATCCACTGGTCGCCGGACGGCAAGCTGCTCGGCATCCTCGACTGGGACCTGGCCATGCCCGGCGATCCGGCTCTGGACGCGGCGTTGATGTCCTGGCACGGCTGGGAAACCGTCCGGCGCGCCGTTCCGGCCGAGACGTACCGCCGGGCTCGCACGTGGGACGCCTTGCTCGGGGTGGAACACCTGGTCGCGTGCATGAACGGCCGTCCGATGACGAGCCCGGACGGGTTCGTTCGCGCGGTCGTGCCGTGGCTGGAGTCCACATCGTGA
- a CDS encoding ArsR/SmtB family transcription factor produces the protein MSAVPTPPEPPPPGPVPLEPAAPEPLPADLLQDAAATFGLLSATVRLHLLWLLSHGERDVGTLAEETGQTVPTASHHLGKLKLAGLVRARRDGKRQIYVLEDPHVRHIVQLAVEHQRELSDGGRSRKRA, from the coding sequence ATGTCCGCCGTGCCCACCCCGCCCGAACCTCCGCCGCCCGGCCCGGTCCCGCTGGAGCCGGCCGCGCCCGAACCGCTCCCGGCCGACCTCCTGCAGGACGCCGCCGCGACCTTCGGCCTGTTGTCCGCCACCGTGCGGCTGCACCTGCTGTGGCTGCTGTCGCACGGCGAGCGCGACGTGGGGACGCTGGCCGAGGAGACCGGGCAGACTGTGCCGACCGCGAGCCACCATCTGGGGAAGCTGAAGCTGGCCGGGCTGGTCCGCGCCCGGCGGGACGGGAAGCGGCAGATCTACGTGCTGGAGGACCCGCACGTGCGGCACATCGTCCAGCTGGCGGTCGAGCATCAGCGCGAACTGTCCGACGGCGGCCGGAGCCGCAAAAGGGCTTGA
- the mgtA gene encoding magnesium-translocating P-type ATPase, with the protein MTRFPALRAHGDAPVLTVFRNLDSSPKGLTEDDAADRLRRYGDNRVAATRTHRLPTRVWAAVRSPFVALLTVLGAVFTGVGDLRGAITVGTMVALSIGLRYWQQARSERAISAVRDQITTTVTVRRRAAAGFPANEREVPTADLVPGDVVLLGPGDVIPADVRIVTAHDFVVDQSALSGEALPVAKRAPELGARENHELVETPALAFAGTSVVSGTATAVVAATGTDTYFGALARESAQPRTESSFDAGVRRVGWTLVRFMLVMVPIVLVVNGTVTGDWAQAGMFAVAVAVGLTPEMLPVIVTTNLARGAAALSRRKVIVKRLNSIQDLAAMDVLCVDKTGTLTEDRIAYAHSVDYSGSPDGEAAEYAGLAVRFQTDQSDRLDDAIATLFEEDPVADALFAGVAEIGFDHTRRRASVVVRRAGEHLLISKGDPDEILPRCSHARRDGVVVDFDTAARTGANELVRAYAEHGMRVLAVAAREVPRRLGGYDETDENEMVLVGFVGFVDPVREGVVQAVKILGEQGVALKVLTGDNRHVAERVADQAGIPVGTVVQGREIEAADDAELRKIVNDTNVFAKLTPAHKARVVTALRENGHAVGFVGDGVNDVTALRTADVGIAPDTATDAAKDAADLVLLERDLGVLARGVAEGRRTLGNTLKYVNITAASNFGNVLTVLAASAFLPFLPILPIQLVVSNLLYDLAQLALAWDRVDEDYLGRPRRWDARGLTGFMLVFGPLSSLFDLATFAVLWHVFGAGADPLLFQTGWFVEGLLSQLLVVLVLRGRSLRPSRPVVLATATAALAGLLVPLSPLAGPLRMQALPAAYLGWLALVLAGYALAAQVAKRGYSRHRTWW; encoded by the coding sequence ATGACCCGCTTTCCCGCCCTGCGCGCCCACGGCGACGCGCCGGTGCTCACCGTCTTCCGCAACCTGGACAGCTCGCCGAAGGGCCTGACCGAGGACGACGCGGCCGACCGGCTGCGCCGCTACGGCGACAATCGCGTCGCCGCCACCCGCACGCACCGGCTGCCCACCCGCGTCTGGGCCGCGGTCCGGAGCCCGTTCGTCGCGCTGCTGACCGTGCTCGGCGCGGTGTTCACCGGAGTCGGCGATCTCCGCGGCGCGATCACCGTCGGCACCATGGTCGCGCTCAGCATCGGCCTGCGCTACTGGCAACAGGCTCGGTCCGAGCGCGCGATCAGCGCGGTCCGCGACCAGATCACCACCACGGTCACCGTGCGCCGGCGCGCTGCCGCGGGGTTTCCGGCCAACGAGCGCGAAGTGCCCACCGCCGATCTGGTTCCCGGCGATGTCGTCTTGCTCGGGCCCGGCGACGTGATCCCGGCCGACGTCCGCATCGTCACCGCGCACGATTTCGTCGTGGACCAGTCCGCGCTGTCGGGTGAGGCGCTGCCGGTCGCGAAGCGAGCGCCGGAACTGGGCGCCCGCGAGAACCACGAACTGGTCGAGACCCCCGCGCTCGCGTTCGCGGGGACGTCGGTGGTCAGCGGCACCGCCACCGCGGTCGTCGCCGCGACCGGAACGGACACCTACTTCGGCGCGCTGGCCCGGGAATCCGCTCAACCGCGCACCGAATCCAGCTTCGACGCCGGCGTCCGCCGGGTCGGCTGGACGCTCGTGCGGTTCATGCTCGTGATGGTGCCGATCGTGCTCGTCGTCAACGGCACGGTGACCGGCGACTGGGCGCAGGCCGGGATGTTCGCGGTCGCCGTCGCGGTCGGGCTCACCCCGGAAATGCTGCCGGTCATCGTCACGACCAACCTCGCCCGCGGCGCCGCCGCGCTCTCCCGGCGGAAAGTCATCGTCAAGCGGCTCAACTCGATCCAGGACCTCGCCGCGATGGACGTGCTGTGCGTCGACAAGACTGGCACGCTCACCGAGGACCGGATCGCCTACGCGCACAGCGTCGACTACTCCGGCAGCCCGGACGGCGAAGCCGCCGAGTACGCCGGGCTCGCCGTGCGGTTCCAGACCGACCAGAGCGACCGGCTGGACGACGCCATCGCGACGCTGTTCGAAGAGGACCCGGTCGCCGACGCGTTGTTCGCCGGGGTCGCCGAGATCGGTTTCGACCACACGCGCCGCCGGGCGAGCGTCGTCGTCCGGCGCGCTGGCGAGCACCTGCTGATCAGCAAGGGCGACCCGGACGAAATCCTCCCCCGGTGCAGCCATGCCCGGCGCGACGGCGTCGTCGTCGATTTCGACACGGCGGCGCGGACCGGCGCCAACGAGCTGGTGCGCGCATACGCAGAACACGGCATGCGAGTGCTCGCGGTCGCGGCCCGGGAAGTCCCGCGCCGGCTCGGCGGATATGACGAGACCGACGAGAACGAAATGGTCCTCGTCGGTTTCGTGGGATTCGTGGACCCGGTCCGCGAGGGCGTCGTCCAGGCGGTGAAAATCCTTGGCGAGCAAGGTGTCGCGCTGAAGGTGCTCACCGGGGACAACCGGCACGTGGCCGAGCGCGTCGCGGATCAGGCCGGGATCCCCGTCGGCACCGTGGTCCAAGGGCGCGAGATCGAGGCGGCGGACGACGCTGAACTGCGCAAAATCGTCAACGACACCAATGTTTTCGCGAAGCTGACGCCAGCGCACAAGGCCCGGGTGGTCACCGCGTTGCGGGAGAACGGCCATGCGGTCGGCTTCGTGGGCGACGGAGTCAACGACGTTACCGCGCTGCGCACCGCCGACGTCGGGATCGCGCCCGACACCGCGACCGACGCCGCCAAGGACGCGGCAGACCTCGTGCTGCTCGAACGCGACCTCGGCGTGCTGGCGCGCGGCGTGGCGGAAGGACGGCGGACGCTCGGCAACACGCTGAAGTACGTCAACATCACCGCCGCGTCGAACTTCGGCAACGTGCTGACCGTGCTGGCGGCGAGTGCGTTCCTGCCGTTCCTGCCCATCCTGCCGATCCAGCTCGTGGTATCGAACCTGCTCTACGACCTGGCGCAGCTCGCGCTCGCCTGGGACCGGGTGGACGAGGACTACCTCGGCCGTCCGCGCCGCTGGGACGCGCGCGGGCTGACCGGTTTCATGCTGGTGTTCGGGCCGCTGTCGTCGCTGTTCGACCTGGCCACGTTCGCCGTGCTGTGGCACGTGTTCGGGGCCGGGGCGGACCCGCTGCTGTTCCAGACCGGCTGGTTCGTCGAGGGCTTGCTCTCGCAGCTGCTCGTCGTGCTCGTGCTGCGTGGCCGCTCGCTGCGGCCCAGCCGTCCGGTCGTGCTGGCGACCGCGACCGCCGCGCTGGCCGGGCTGCTGGTGCCGCTGTCCCCGCTTGCCGGTCCGTTGCGGATGCAGGCGCTGCCCGCCGCGTACCTGGGATGGCTGGCACTGGTGCTGGCCGGCTACGCACTGGCCGCCCAAGTGGCGAAACGCGGCTATTCCCGCCACCGTACGTGGTGGTGA
- a CDS encoding MgtC/SapB family protein yields the protein MTTAEMLLRLGAGVGLGTVIGFERQYRARMAGLRTNALVAAGSTLFVLLSAHGFSGASADPTRVAAQIVSGIGFLGAGVILREGLTVRGLNTAATLWCSAAVGALAGAGLYPAAGAGTVVVMAVNIGLRPLGRVVDRRPATGRETPTSYTFLAVTKDDAEAHVRALLVQALARTDFALQSVTSINAGSPGQVEVRAELSADQRDDKQMESAVSRLSMEPSVTSVRWQAELAYAERDGEG from the coding sequence ATGACGACTGCGGAGATGCTGCTGCGCTTGGGCGCCGGCGTGGGCTTGGGCACGGTCATCGGATTCGAACGCCAATACCGCGCGCGGATGGCCGGACTGCGGACGAACGCGCTGGTGGCAGCCGGTTCGACGCTGTTCGTGCTGCTGTCCGCGCACGGTTTCAGCGGGGCCAGCGCCGATCCGACGCGAGTCGCCGCGCAAATCGTGTCCGGAATCGGTTTCCTCGGCGCCGGGGTGATTCTGCGCGAAGGATTGACCGTCCGCGGCCTCAATACCGCGGCGACGCTGTGGTGTTCCGCCGCCGTCGGCGCCCTCGCCGGGGCCGGGCTGTACCCGGCGGCCGGGGCGGGCACGGTCGTGGTGATGGCGGTGAACATCGGCCTGCGTCCGCTCGGCCGGGTCGTCGACCGCCGTCCTGCCACCGGACGCGAGACGCCGACGTCCTACACCTTCCTGGCGGTGACGAAGGACGACGCCGAGGCACACGTGCGGGCACTGCTCGTGCAGGCGTTGGCGCGAACGGATTTCGCGCTGCAGTCGGTCACCAGCATCAACGCCGGCTCCCCGGGGCAGGTCGAGGTGCGCGCCGAGCTGTCCGCGGACCAGCGCGACGACAAGCAGATGGAGTCGGCGGTGAGCAGGCTGTCGATGGAGCCGTCGGTGACGAGTGTGCGGTGGCAGGCGGAACTGGCTTACGCGGAACGAGACGGGGAGGGTTGA
- a CDS encoding MFS transporter: MTLPIDPRARHARWVAPLCWTAVALEGFDLVVLGVVLPVLLKDKSWGIDPNSASLITAIGLLGVAIGAFAIGPLSDLFGRRAMMLLTVTSFSVCTLLCAFATGPWLFGVLRLLAGLGLGGVLPTALALITEYARVGRGGSATTVLMTGYHVGAVLTALLGILVLQRFGWQWMFVIGAAPALVLVPLMAKFLPESKALARTRETRRNPLGTLFRGGYRRATIAFWVASFMGLLLVYGLNTWLPQIMREAGYELGAALALLLVLNVGAVLGLLIGGRVADRIGYRRSSVAWFVAAAVFLALLSIKLPGASVYAGVLLAGVFTFSSQVLVYVYIARVYPASARGTGLGAASGIGRFGAMSGPLVTGALLSAGLAYPWGFYLFAAVAVIGAAAIAAVNREPAADPSADLPASVER; encoded by the coding sequence ATGACGCTCCCGATCGATCCCCGTGCCCGGCATGCCCGCTGGGTCGCTCCGTTGTGCTGGACCGCAGTGGCGCTCGAAGGATTCGACCTGGTGGTGCTCGGCGTGGTGCTGCCGGTGCTGCTCAAGGACAAGAGCTGGGGCATCGACCCGAACTCGGCCTCGCTGATCACCGCGATCGGGCTGCTCGGCGTGGCGATCGGCGCGTTCGCCATCGGCCCGCTCAGCGATTTGTTCGGCAGGCGCGCCATGATGCTGCTGACCGTGACCAGCTTCTCGGTCTGCACGCTGCTCTGCGCGTTCGCGACCGGCCCGTGGCTGTTCGGCGTGCTGCGCTTGCTGGCCGGGCTCGGGCTGGGCGGCGTGCTGCCGACCGCGCTGGCGCTGATCACCGAGTACGCGCGGGTCGGCCGCGGCGGCAGCGCGACGACGGTGCTGATGACCGGCTACCACGTGGGCGCGGTGCTCACCGCGTTGCTGGGAATCCTGGTGCTGCAACGGTTTGGCTGGCAGTGGATGTTCGTGATCGGGGCCGCGCCGGCGCTGGTCCTGGTGCCGCTGATGGCGAAGTTCCTGCCCGAGTCGAAGGCGCTGGCGAGGACCCGCGAGACCCGGCGGAACCCGCTCGGCACTCTGTTCCGGGGCGGCTACCGGCGCGCGACGATCGCCTTCTGGGTCGCCTCGTTCATGGGCCTGCTGCTGGTGTACGGCCTGAATACCTGGCTGCCGCAGATCATGCGCGAGGCGGGCTACGAACTCGGCGCTGCGTTGGCCTTGCTGCTGGTGCTGAACGTCGGCGCGGTACTGGGCCTGCTGATCGGCGGACGGGTGGCGGACCGGATCGGCTACCGCCGTTCCAGCGTCGCCTGGTTCGTGGCGGCCGCGGTGTTCCTGGCACTGCTGAGCATCAAGCTGCCCGGAGCGAGCGTGTACGCCGGGGTGCTGCTGGCCGGGGTGTTCACGTTCAGCTCGCAGGTGCTGGTGTACGTCTACATCGCCCGGGTGTACCCGGCGTCGGCGCGCGGAACCGGCTTGGGCGCGGCGAGCGGGATCGGCCGCTTCGGGGCGATGTCCGGGCCGCTGGTGACCGGAGCGCTGTTGTCGGCGGGACTGGCTTATCCGTGGGGGTTCTATCTCTTCGCCGCCGTAGCGGTGATCGGCGCGGCCGCGATCGCGGCGGTGAACCGCGAGCCGGCGGCGGACCCCTCGGCGGATCTTCCGGCGTCAGTGGAACGATGA
- a CDS encoding aldehyde dehydrogenase family protein: MTLLDAHWQGRICSGGWVPGSGGTYDAVEPATGATLAQVGEATPADVAKAAAMARDAQREWAAQPYDQRARVLRRAARLFEDHGDEIDEWLVRESGATRAFARFQTRAVGAEECHEAAALAAHPYGELLRSGQPRLSMARRVPAGVVGVISPFNAPIILSIRAIAPALALGNAVLAKPDPRTAVCGGVLLARIFEEAGLPEGLFHVLPGGADVGAALVEDPLVRVIAFTGSTAAGRRIAAAAGERLKRVHLELGGNSALIVLADADVEKAVSVGAFGSFNHSGQICMATGRHLVAAEIADDYAAALAEHAAGLTVGDPARDDVALGPLIDAGQRDKVHALVTGSAEAGAKIAAGGTYADLFYRPTVLTSVPLTAPAYAQEVFGPVAPVVPFSTVDEAVRLAGGTEYGLSLGILTRDVARGLAVADRIPSGLVHVNDQTVNDEALAPFGGVGASGTGSRHGGAQANLEAFTETQWVTVRGDLPQYPF, encoded by the coding sequence GTGACGCTGCTCGATGCGCACTGGCAGGGCCGGATCTGCTCCGGCGGCTGGGTCCCGGGCTCCGGCGGCACGTACGACGCGGTCGAACCGGCCACCGGAGCCACGCTGGCGCAGGTCGGCGAGGCAACTCCGGCCGATGTCGCGAAGGCCGCCGCGATGGCGCGGGACGCTCAGCGAGAATGGGCGGCACAGCCTTACGACCAGCGGGCACGCGTCCTGCGCCGCGCGGCCCGGCTGTTCGAGGACCACGGCGACGAGATCGACGAATGGCTCGTCCGGGAATCCGGTGCCACCCGGGCGTTCGCCCGGTTCCAGACCCGCGCGGTCGGGGCCGAGGAATGCCACGAAGCCGCTGCGCTCGCCGCGCATCCCTACGGTGAGCTGCTGCGGTCCGGCCAGCCGCGGTTGTCGATGGCGCGCCGCGTGCCGGCGGGCGTGGTCGGGGTGATCTCGCCGTTCAACGCGCCGATCATCCTCTCGATCCGTGCCATCGCCCCCGCGCTGGCGCTCGGCAACGCGGTGCTGGCCAAACCGGATCCGCGCACCGCGGTGTGCGGCGGCGTGCTGCTGGCCCGGATCTTCGAGGAAGCCGGGCTGCCGGAAGGACTGTTCCACGTCCTGCCCGGCGGCGCGGACGTCGGTGCGGCGCTGGTGGAAGACCCGCTGGTGCGCGTCATCGCGTTCACCGGTTCGACCGCTGCCGGCCGGCGCATCGCCGCGGCGGCGGGGGAGCGGTTGAAGCGCGTCCACCTCGAACTCGGCGGCAACTCGGCGCTGATCGTGCTGGCCGACGCCGACGTCGAGAAAGCGGTGTCAGTCGGCGCGTTCGGCTCGTTCAACCACTCCGGCCAGATCTGCATGGCCACCGGTAGGCACCTGGTCGCCGCCGAGATCGCCGACGATTACGCGGCCGCGCTCGCCGAGCACGCGGCCGGGCTGACCGTCGGCGACCCGGCTCGCGACGACGTCGCCCTCGGCCCGCTGATCGACGCGGGACAACGCGACAAGGTCCATGCGCTGGTCACCGGAAGCGCCGAGGCAGGCGCGAAAATAGCCGCTGGCGGGACCTATGCGGACCTGTTCTACCGGCCGACGGTCCTGACCAGCGTCCCGCTGACCGCGCCGGCTTACGCGCAGGAAGTGTTCGGCCCGGTCGCGCCGGTCGTGCCGTTCTCCACTGTGGACGAAGCGGTCCGCCTGGCCGGCGGTACCGAATACGGTCTCTCGCTGGGCATTCTGACCCGGGACGTCGCGCGGGGGCTCGCCGTGGCGGACCGGATCCCGTCCGGGCTGGTGCACGTCAACGACCAGACGGTCAACGACGAGGCGCTCGCCCCGTTCGGCGGAGTGGGCGCCTCCGGCACCGGCTCCCGGCACGGCGGCGCGCAGGCGAATCTCGAGGCGTTCACCGAAACGCAGTGGGTCACCGTGCGCGGCGACCTCCCGCAGTACCCGTTCTGA
- the mdlC gene encoding benzoylformate decarboxylase, which produces MSSTTTVRDAAFDVLRRFGATTVFANPGSTEIALLTDLPGDLEFVLALHEGSVVGMATGWALAHDRPAVAVLHTTAGLGNAVGALATARVNRAPLVVLVGQQDRRHLALEPFLTGNRLDDLARPAPVWVAEPPRPQDVPGALARAWHEAREHRGPALVIVPMDDWSAPADLDEPLAAPARVAKATAAEPAVLAELTEFLAEASNPVLVAGAGADDAESWRGLTALAEKLACPVWQEAFGARAGFPQDHPQFAGHLPAGREELRKALSGHDAVLSVGAPVFRQYPREPGPLTEPGTRIAVVTQDPDEANRSPADLAVLAHPSAVCGPLAELVSKREAGTGKIGRTVDLPGAPDDGEQLRPEHVFALLARELPKNTVLVEESPSSRPLLHALVPAREPMGFVSAAMGGLGFGVPAAIGLRMGGRNRPVVAVIGDGSSLYSIQSLWTAAHYRVGVLVIVLANGGYAIMDKLAARHGERTSAAGAPPWPSFAEISVSGLARSLGCPARRVETYDELESVLAEVLPTLVDRTEPLLLEVAVTP; this is translated from the coding sequence TTGAGTTCCACCACGACCGTCCGCGACGCCGCGTTCGACGTGCTGCGCCGGTTCGGCGCGACGACGGTGTTCGCCAATCCCGGGTCCACCGAGATCGCGCTGCTCACCGACCTGCCCGGGGACCTCGAATTCGTGCTGGCGCTGCACGAGGGCTCGGTGGTCGGCATGGCGACCGGCTGGGCGCTGGCGCACGACCGGCCGGCGGTTGCCGTCCTGCACACCACTGCCGGGCTCGGCAACGCGGTCGGCGCGCTCGCCACCGCACGCGTGAACCGGGCGCCGCTGGTCGTGCTGGTCGGGCAACAGGACCGCCGCCACCTCGCGCTGGAGCCGTTCCTGACCGGCAACCGGCTGGACGATCTGGCCCGGCCGGCACCGGTGTGGGTCGCCGAACCGCCGCGGCCGCAGGACGTTCCGGGCGCACTGGCCCGCGCGTGGCACGAGGCGCGCGAGCATCGCGGCCCGGCGCTGGTGATCGTGCCGATGGACGACTGGTCCGCGCCGGCCGATCTGGACGAGCCGCTGGCTGCCCCGGCGCGGGTCGCGAAGGCGACGGCCGCCGAGCCCGCCGTGCTGGCCGAGCTGACGGAATTCCTGGCCGAGGCAAGCAACCCGGTCCTGGTGGCCGGGGCCGGTGCCGACGATGCGGAGTCCTGGCGCGGGCTGACCGCGCTCGCCGAGAAGCTGGCCTGTCCGGTGTGGCAGGAAGCTTTCGGCGCACGAGCCGGGTTCCCGCAGGACCACCCGCAGTTCGCCGGGCATCTGCCGGCGGGCCGGGAGGAGCTGCGAAAGGCGTTGTCCGGCCACGACGCCGTCCTGTCGGTGGGCGCGCCGGTATTCCGGCAGTACCCGCGCGAACCCGGTCCGCTCACCGAACCGGGCACCCGCATCGCGGTCGTCACGCAGGATCCCGACGAGGCCAACCGAAGTCCGGCCGACCTGGCGGTGCTGGCGCATCCGTCCGCGGTCTGCGGGCCGCTGGCCGAGCTGGTCTCGAAGCGCGAGGCGGGAACCGGGAAGATCGGCCGGACCGTCGACCTGCCCGGCGCGCCGGACGACGGCGAGCAGCTCCGGCCGGAGCACGTGTTCGCCCTGCTGGCGCGCGAATTGCCGAAGAACACCGTGCTGGTCGAGGAATCGCCGTCGAGCCGTCCGCTGCTGCACGCGCTCGTCCCGGCGCGCGAGCCGATGGGCTTCGTGAGCGCGGCGATGGGCGGCCTGGGCTTCGGCGTCCCGGCGGCGATCGGGCTGCGGATGGGCGGGCGGAACCGGCCGGTCGTGGCGGTGATCGGGGACGGTTCCTCGCTGTACTCCATCCAGTCGCTGTGGACCGCCGCGCACTACCGCGTCGGTGTGCTGGTGATCGTGCTGGCCAACGGCGGCTACGCGATCATGGACAAACTCGCTGCCCGGCACGGCGAACGCACCTCCGCCGCGGGTGCGCCGCCGTGGCCGTCGTTCGCGGAGATCAGCGTGAGCGGCTTGGCGAGGTCGCTGGGCTGCCCGGCGCGCCGCGTCGAGACGTACGACGAGCTGGAATCGGTTCTCGCCGAGGTGCTGCCGACACTGGTCGACCGGACCGAGCCGCTGCTGCTGGAAGTGGCGGTGACGCCGTGA